Proteins co-encoded in one Papaver somniferum cultivar HN1 chromosome 5, ASM357369v1, whole genome shotgun sequence genomic window:
- the LOC113282614 gene encoding rDNA transcriptional regulator pol5-like codes for MGGKKRISESSSDDEIIEEAEDLILTSDDDDDDSSDEQEEPKTISPKPKKKSLKTKEEDDAEPSPSPAAAAPVSVKPMERRKKRKQMDKERHKTEEKKVKVPKVQANTDAAVASSSSSSKPVFHISVFNDLAAVDSSIREAATETLVTELRDVQKEYNLAEKKGGDDGSQLEAEKKDGLDNCASSLRYAIRRLIRGVSSSRECARQGFALGLTVVLKTIPDVKLDALMKLIRDILEVNSSMKGQEAKDCLLGRLFAYGAVTRSGRVAEEWISNNDTPCVKEFTSLVIALASKKRYLREPAVSLILDLAEKLPVVALSSHVVEAPGMMEWFKSAMEVGNPEALLLALKLREKISSDSDIFGGLLPQPFGPNKMFTAEHLNSLVPCFKESTFCQPRIHSLWSVLINVLLPDTLTQEEDVTSSSSSSKKHKKSRKSSSSEEEVVKNLRCFCEIVIEGSLLLSSHDRKNLAFSTVLLLLPRLPASCIQIVFSHKLVHCLMDILSTQGSWLYKSAQCFLKEIADWVKNDDDRRIAVIVALQKHSNGRFDCITRTRTVKDLVGEFNSESGCMVFVQNLVSMFVDEGAASEEPSDQTTDDNSDMGSIEDRDSALMGDQDSLKSWVVDSLPRVIKDLTLDTEAKFRVRKEILKFLAIQGLFSASLGCEVTSFELQEKFKWPKVATSTALRRLCIEQLQLLLANTQKGEASSSQKGVDSPSPLSVSEPNDLGLYFMRFLSTLCNIPSISIYRPLNDVDGKAFKKLQEMETHLSQEEKKIGPRKEADKLHALRYLLIQLLLQVLLRPEEFFEAAFQLVICCRKSYPSPDFLESVDDVMDDSETPEPELFDVLVDALLSLLPQSSPPLRLAVEQVFKHCCNDITEDGLLRMLQVIRKDLKPARHQAADADDEDEDDEEEDFLNIEEEEDDGEDEDEVEETVDSDDSADDSEVAARIKAAASKELADNSDDSDSGMDDDAMFRMDSYLVKIFKEKKNQLDGGETAKSQLVSFKLRVLSLLEIYLHENPGNPQVVTVYSYLARAFVSPHSSHGNDQLDQRMWGILQKKILKSKDYPKGENIQFSILESLLSGSLRLAAKLFKKKNSSVDVSTKKQEASLARHKMVTSLSQQATFWLLKIIHAGNYSKSELEKVVELFQHVFVEYLDSKKSGLKPDFVKEVFQRHTWLGHKLFKFILEKCVGAKSEFRQTQALEVFAVILKSLVSKKNGEYESPLAEDLIAQMSLLAELIWKLITNMPKKQSWRAQVRRSCAKIFKVISMLNAIKEFLKALSKEATDASESHLNLINDFLKVQSYENSEACEYQLNLIKYFLKEKEYSQSKEASGAPESQPNLIKEFLKVLTKKASEWQSRPGELFLSLKELQAKVKEASKELKPKPKKVKKVKVHKKNSGSTTSAAK; via the exons ATGGGTGGTAAAAAGAGAATTTCTGAATCtagttctgatgatgaaattataGAAGAAGCAGAAGATCTAATTCTCActtcagatgatgatgatgatgattctagTGATGAACAAGAAGAACCTAAAACTATTTCTCCAAAACCCAAGAAAAAATCattgaaaacaaaagaagaagatgatgcagaaccatcaccatcaccagcaGCTGCAGCTCCTGTATCTGTTAAACCCatggaaagaagaaagaaaagaaaacagatggataaagagagacacaaaactgaagaaaaaaaggTCAAAGTTCCCAAAGTGCAGGCAAACACTGATGCGGCCGTTGCCTCATCATCATCGAGTTCCAAACCGGTGTTTCATATTAGTGTTTTTAATGATTTAGCAGCTGTTGATTCATCGATTAGAGAGGCAGCAACTGAAACATTGGTTACAGAGTTGAGAGATGTTCAAAAGGAGTATAATTTGGCGGAGAAGaaagggggtgatgatgggtctCAATTAGAAGCTGAAAAGAAAGATGGGTTGGATAATTGTGCTTCTTCTTTGAGATATGCCATTCGTCGTCTTATTCGTGGAGTTTCTTCTTCTAGAGAG TGTGCTAGACAAGGCTTTGCGCTGGGGTTGACTGTTGTTCTTAAAACAATTCCTGATGTTAAATTGGATGCATTGATGAAGTTAATAAGAGATATACTAGAAGTTAATTCATCAATGAAGGGACAG GAAGCAAAGGACTGTCTATTGGGTCGACTCTTTGCTTATGGTGCTGTTACAAGATCAGGACGTGTAGCTGAAGAATGGATCTCTAATAACGATACTCCTTGTGTTAAAGAATTTACTAGCTTGGTTATTGCTCTTGCTTCTAAGAAACGGTACTTGAGGGAACCAGCTGTCTCTCTGATTTTGGATTTAGCTGAAAAG TTGCCTGTTGTAGCATTGTCTAGTCATGTTGTTGAAGCGCCAGGCATGATGGAGTGGTTCAAAAGTGCAATGGAGGTTGGAAATCCTGAAGCATTACTTCTAGCcttgaagttaagagaaaagaTTTCTTCGGACAGTGATATATTCGGTGGACTTTTGCCACAACCATTTGGCCCAAACAAGATGTTTACCGCTGAGCATCTGAACTCTCTCGTCCCATGCTTTAAG GAATCAACCTTTTGTCAGCCTCGAATTCACAGTCTGTGGTCTGTTTTAATAAATGTACTCCTCCCAGATACATTAACACAAGAGGAAGATGTAACTTCCAGTTCAAGTTCCAGCAAAAAGCATAAAAAGAGTCGCAAGTCTAGTTCTTCAGAGGAAGAGGTCGTGAAGAATCTTCGATGTTTTTGCGAGATTGTTATAGAAGGATCTCTGCTTCTATCTTCCCATGATCGAAAAAACTTGGCTTTCAGTACTGTGCTACTTCTCTTACCAAGGTTACCTGCATCGTGTATCCAGATTGTCTTCTCTCATAAGCTAGTGCACTGTTTGATGGATATCCTCTCAACCCAAGGTTCCTGGCTATATAAGAGTGCACAATGTTTTTTGAAGGAGATAGCTGATTGGGTGAAGAATGATGATGATCGCCGAATTGCAGTTATCGTGGCCCTACAGAAACACAGCAATGGAAGATTTGATTGCATAACCAGAACTAGAACAGTCAAAGATTTGGTCGGAGAGTTCAATTCAGAATCGGGTTGCATGGTGTTTGTCCAAAATTTGGTTagcatgtttgtggatgaaggAGCGGCATCAGAAGAACCTTCGGACCAGACAACAGATGACAATTCTGACATGGGCTCGATTGAGGATAGAGATTCTGCTCTAATGGGGGACCAAGATTCTTTAAAGAGTTGGGTTGTAGATTCTCTTCCTAGGGTTATCAAGGATCTGACACTAGATACGGAGGCAAAGTTTCGGGTGCGGAAAGAGATTCTCAAATTTCTAGCCATCCAGGGTTTGTTTTCTGCGTCCCTTGGTTGCGAAGTGACATCATTTGAGTTGCAGGAGAAGTTTAAATGGCCAAAGGTTGCTACCTCAACTGCTTTGCGCCGGCTTTGTATAGAGCAGCTGCAGTTGTTACTAGCAAACACTCAGAAAGGAGAAGCCTCGTCCTCTCAAAAAGGAGTAGACTCGCCCTCTCCCTTGAGTGTCTCTGAGCCAAATGACTTGGGTTTATACTTCATGCGATTCCTCAGTACACTATGCAATATCCCTTCTATTTCAATATATAGGCCCTTAAATGACGTGGATGGCAAAGCATTCAAGAAACTGCAGGAAATGGAAACTCACCTTTCTCAAGAG GAAAAAAAAATCGGTCCCAGGAAAGAGGCAGATAAACTTCATGCTCTGCGTTACTTGCTTATACAGTTGCTGCTCCAAGTACTTCTACGACCTGAGGAGTTCTTTGAAGCTGCCTTTCAACTCGTTATCTGTTGCCGAAAATCATATCCTTCTCCTGATTTTCTTGAGTCGGTAGACGATGTTATGGATGATAGTGAGACTCCAGAACCAGAACTGTTTGATGTTCTAGTGGATGCTCTTCTGTCTTTATTACCTCAATCCTCCCCTCCTTTGCGTTTGGCTGTTGAGCAG gttttcAAGCACTGTTGCAATGACATTACAGAAGATGGTCTTCTTCGGATGTTACAGGTAATCAGGAAAGATCTCAAACCAGCCAGGCATCAGGCAGCAGACGCTGacgatgaggatgaggatgatgaggaggaagatttcttaaatattgaagaagaagaggatgatggtgaagatgaagatgaggtaGAAGAGACTGTTGACAGTGATGACTCTGCTGATGACTCCGAAGTAGCGGCCCGCATTAAGGCAGCTGCTAGTAAAGAATTAGCTGATAACTCTGATGATTCTGATAGCGGGATGGACGATGATGCAATGTTTCGGATGGATTCGTACCTTGTTAAAATTTTtaaggagaagaagaatcagCTCGATGGTGGTGAAACTGCTAAGTCCCAGCTTGTGTCATTCAAACTTCGTGTCCTCTCGTTGCTTGAAATTTACCTACATGAAAATCCAG GTAATCCCCAGGTCGTGACAGTTTACTCATATTTAGCCCGGGCATTTGTGAGCCCACATTCTAGCCATGGTAACGATCAGCTTGATCAGAGGATGTGGGGAATTCTGCAGAAGAAAATTTTAAAGTCAAAGGATTATCCAAAAGGTGAAAATATTCAGTTCTCTATTTTAGAATCTTTATTGAGTGGAAGTTTGAGATTGGCAGCAAAACTATTCAAGAAAAAGAATTCTTCCGTGGATGTGTCAACGAAAAAGCAAGAGGCTTCTTTAGCCAGACACAAAATGGTTACATCTCTTTCTCAACAGGCGACCTTTTGGcttttgaaaatcattcatgcGGGAAATTATTCCAAGTCTGAACTGGAAAAGGTTGTAGAACTATTCCAGCATGTATTCGTGGAGTACTTGGATTCTAAAAAGTCAGGATTGAAACCTGATTTCGTAAAAGAAGTTTTCCAAAGGCATACATGGCTTGGGCATAAACTCTTCAAATTCATCTTAGAGAAATGTGTTGGTGCGAAATCAGAGTTCAGGCAAACCCAAGCACTCGAGGTGTTCGCTGTAATTTTGAAGTCACTGGTTTCCAAAAAGAATGGGGAGTACGAGAGTCCTCTGGCGGAAGACTTGATAGCCCAAATGTCGTTATTAGCAGAATTGATTTGGAAGCTGatcaccaatatgccaaaaaagCAGTCTTGGAGAGCTCAAGTCCGTCGTTCTTGTGCCAAGATATTCAAGGTGATTTCGATGCTTAATGCGATAAAGGAGTTTCTAAAAGCTCTAAGCAAAGAAGCTACAGATGCTAGTGAATCTCATCTTAATTTGATCAATGATTTTCTCAAAGTTCAAAGCTATGAAAACTCAGAGGCTTGCGAGTATCAGCTTAATTTGATCAAGTAttttctcaaagaaaaagaatattCTCAAAGCAAAGAAGCCTCTGGTGCTCCTGAATCTCAGCCTAATTTGATCAAGGAGTTCCTCAAAGTTTTAACCAAGAAGGCCTCTGAGTGGCAATCTCGGCCTGGGGAGTTATTTCTCTCTCTGAAGGAACTTCAAGCAAAAGTGAAAGAGGCTTCGAAGGAACTGAAACCAAAACCGAAAAAGGTAAAAAAGGTTAAAGTGCATAAAAAAAATTCTGGTAGTACTACCAGTGCTGCTAAGTGA
- the LOC113282617 gene encoding protein BRICK 1-like: MSRGGGVGITNAVNVGIAVQADWENREFISNISINVRRLFDFLINFEATTKSKLASLNEKLDTLERRLELLEVQVGTASANPSLFT, from the exons ATGTCGAGAGGTGGAGGAGTTGGGATTACAAACGCAGTAAACGTTGGAATAGCAGTTCAAGCAGACTGGGAGAATCGTGAATTCATTTCTAATATCTCAATCAATGTTCGTCGTCTCTTCGATTTCCTCATCAAttttg AGGCAACGACAAAAAGCAAGCTAGCCTCCTTGAATGAGAAGCTCGATACCCTGGAGCGGCGTCTGGAACTTCTGGAAGTCCAAGTTGGCACAGCATCAGCCAACCCATCTCTTTTTACATGA
- the LOC113279552 gene encoding non-specific lipid-transfer protein B-like: protein MAQMMVEPTQAAFTCTDVDRCLVQCMPYLVGTAAVPVQACCDGVKQIKAMATTIEDKRQACGCVKDAANKYQNIKEDAASGLPAKCGVPLSYPISKNIDCST, encoded by the coding sequence ATGGCTCAAATGATGGTTGAACCAACCCAAGCAGCCTTTACCTGTACCGATGTTGACCGGTGCCTTGTGCAGTGCATGCCATACTTGGTCGGCACTGCAGCTGTGCCTGTTCAAGCATGTTGTGATGGAGTTAAGCAAATCAAAGCAATGGCAACTACCATCGAAGACAAACGCCAAGCATGCGGCTGCGTTAAAGACGCCGCTAATAAGTACCAGAACATAAAAGAAGATGCAGCCAGTGGACTCCCTGCCAAGTGCGGTGTTCCTCTCTCTTACCCCATCTCCAAAAACATCGACTGCAGCACGTAA